A portion of the bacterium genome contains these proteins:
- a CDS encoding YigZ family protein: protein MKIERRAEFKLTVERSRFFALLFPAADEAALEEILKERRKEHRKACHHCWACRFEGPDGAVVERSKDDGEVGHPGRVLLESLRARGLVGGGLVVSRIFGGVKLGVGGVSRAFREAGEGALAAHSRVGDDA, encoded by the coding sequence GTGAAGATCGAACGGCGCGCGGAATTCAAGCTGACGGTGGAGCGGTCCCGCTTCTTCGCGCTCCTCTTCCCCGCGGCCGACGAGGCGGCGCTCGAGGAGATCCTGAAGGAGCGCCGCAAGGAACACCGCAAGGCGTGCCATCACTGCTGGGCCTGCCGCTTCGAGGGGCCGGACGGCGCGGTGGTCGAGCGCTCGAAGGACGACGGCGAAGTGGGCCATCCGGGGCGCGTGCTGCTCGAGTCGCTGCGCGCGCGCGGCCTCGTCGGCGGCGGCCTCGTCGTCTCGCGCATCTTCGGCGGCGTGAAGCTCGGCGTCGGCGGCGTCTCGCGCGCCTTCCGCGAAGCCGGCGAGGGCGCCCTCGCCGCGCACTCCCGCGTCGGCGACGACGCCTAA
- the arfB gene encoding aminoacyl-tRNA hydrolase has translation MGLRVDDRLEIPDEELSWSAARSAGPGGQNVNKVSTRVTVVFDLAGSRVLDEAQKALLAERLATRIDKAGGLHVVAQRHRTQSRNRDAAFERLAELLREALHVDPPRRGTRPTRSSREERLEGKRRRADAKRGRAEGRRVARRDDD, from the coding sequence GTGGGATTGCGCGTGGACGACCGTCTGGAGATTCCGGACGAGGAACTGAGCTGGAGCGCGGCGCGCAGCGCCGGCCCCGGCGGGCAGAACGTCAACAAGGTGAGCACGCGGGTCACCGTCGTCTTCGACCTCGCCGGGTCCCGCGTCCTCGACGAGGCGCAGAAGGCGCTGCTCGCGGAGCGCCTGGCGACGCGGATCGACAAGGCGGGCGGGCTGCACGTCGTCGCCCAGCGGCACCGCACGCAGAGCCGCAACCGCGACGCCGCGTTCGAGCGGCTCGCGGAGTTGCTTCGCGAGGCGCTGCATGTCGATCCGCCGCGCCGCGGGACCCGCCCCACGCGGTCGTCGCGCGAGGAGCGGCTCGAGGGGAAGCGCCGCCGCGCCGACGCGAAGCGCGGCCGCGCCGAAGGGCGCCGCGTCGCGCGCCGCGACGACGACTGA
- a CDS encoding S8 family serine peptidase has protein sequence MSRFSPPLLAALAVAASAATAAPAAAQQLPARAALETPDAAEAKIAPWLAARLDAKGAAEFLVLLETPAPEPPAASRGALVARLAARAAEAQRRLLAELAAARIAARPFYLVNAVLVAGDGALAREIARRPEVARLVGSPLVAARVPVPEAASAAKSPLAAASVEWNVAMVDAPAVWSATRGEGIVVGSADTGVDWTHPALKPHYRGYDAATGAADHRYSWHDAFGQYAAPTDPHGHGTHTTGTMVGDDGAANQVGVAPGARWIACRNMEADGAGSSASYLECMQFLLAPWPPGGDPLRDGRPELGAAIVNNSWTCPESEGCDADTLRLAFARLRRAGVLDVDAAGNAGSQCATVGDPPAIYADVVSVAATTSANEVAGFSGRGPVTRDRSGLLKPDISAPGVSVRSAVPGGGY, from the coding sequence ATGAGCCGCTTCTCCCCCCCGCTCCTCGCGGCGCTCGCCGTCGCCGCGTCCGCCGCAACCGCCGCGCCCGCCGCGGCGCAGCAACTCCCCGCGCGCGCCGCGCTCGAGACGCCCGACGCGGCGGAGGCGAAGATCGCGCCGTGGCTCGCCGCGCGCCTCGACGCGAAGGGAGCGGCGGAGTTCCTCGTGCTGCTGGAAACGCCGGCGCCCGAGCCGCCCGCGGCGTCGCGCGGGGCGCTGGTCGCGCGCCTCGCCGCGCGGGCGGCCGAAGCGCAGCGGCGGCTGCTCGCGGAGCTCGCCGCGGCGAGGATCGCGGCGCGTCCCTTCTACCTCGTGAACGCTGTCCTCGTCGCCGGCGACGGCGCGCTGGCGCGCGAGATCGCGCGCCGCCCCGAGGTCGCGCGCCTGGTCGGCAGCCCGCTCGTCGCCGCGCGCGTTCCCGTCCCGGAGGCCGCGTCCGCGGCGAAGAGCCCCCTCGCCGCCGCGTCCGTCGAGTGGAACGTCGCGATGGTCGATGCGCCGGCCGTCTGGAGCGCGACGCGCGGCGAGGGGATCGTCGTCGGCTCGGCCGACACCGGAGTGGACTGGACGCATCCGGCGCTGAAGCCGCACTACCGCGGCTACGACGCGGCGACCGGCGCCGCGGACCACCGCTACTCGTGGCACGACGCCTTCGGCCAGTACGCCGCGCCGACCGACCCGCACGGCCACGGCACGCACACGACCGGCACGATGGTCGGCGACGACGGCGCGGCGAACCAAGTCGGCGTCGCTCCCGGCGCGCGCTGGATCGCCTGCCGCAACATGGAAGCCGACGGCGCCGGCTCGTCCGCCTCGTACCTCGAGTGCATGCAGTTCCTGCTCGCCCCGTGGCCGCCCGGCGGCGATCCGCTGCGCGACGGCCGGCCCGAGCTCGGCGCGGCGATCGTGAACAACTCGTGGACCTGTCCCGAGAGCGAGGGCTGCGACGCCGACACGCTGCGGCTCGCCTTCGCGCGGCTGCGGCGCGCGGGGGTGCTCGACGTGGACGCGGCCGGCAACGCGGGGTCGCAGTGCGCCACGGTCGGCGATCCGCCGGCGATCTACGCCGACGTCGTGTCGGTCGCCGCGACGACGAGCGCGAACGAGGTGGCGGGCTTCTCCGGCCGCGGGCCGGTGACGCGCGACCGCTCGGGGCTGCTCAAGCCCGACATCTCCGCCCCCGGCGTTTCGGTCCGCTCCGCCGTGCCGGGCGGCGGCTACG